Proteins encoded in a region of the Streptomyces sp. NBC_00310 genome:
- a CDS encoding DUF1254 domain-containing protein, with product MASSVDSNYSRQRLRHDLAAAAAGIGQAAASTGKATAAAVRHPRDTIGRARKVTRALPVAWRSVKPTLTGRVDDWRREYAYTLGEQAFIYGFPYMYNAELRHRWVTQKPETETTPYAAVNHFWHATRVWDASDREGVSPNNDTLYSWAWVDLREEPLVLSHPDMGDRYFTFELVAFTSDNYDYVGMRATGSEAGDFALIGPGWSGDLPEGVRRTATAPTPWVLVVGRTLVEGVDDLPAVHALQQQYRLTPLHLFGQEGATLPERRDVPVPVDPAKDPLGPWKTLNAALAENPLPKHHDVLLRQFAEIGIGPGLDVEAQPEPVKEGLIRAAATAVPMLEQQILSGQWGELINGWRYPPPQIGHFGDDFLRRAAEQSLVGIAINDPEEAVYMAAFTDGAGETLGTGRYELHYEAGMLPPVDAFWSLTAYDEDRNLIPNPINRYSIGDRTRGLIRDDDGGLHLYLQPDSPGSERESNWLPTPQQGIWYVALRMYLPRPEVVDARWHCPPINRVG from the coding sequence ATGGCATCCTCAGTCGACAGCAACTATTCCAGGCAACGTCTGCGCCACGATCTTGCCGCGGCGGCAGCCGGCATCGGCCAGGCGGCGGCCTCCACCGGAAAGGCCACTGCGGCGGCCGTACGTCACCCGAGGGACACCATCGGCCGCGCCAGGAAGGTGACGCGGGCACTGCCCGTGGCATGGCGATCGGTGAAGCCGACGCTGACCGGCCGGGTGGACGACTGGCGCCGCGAGTACGCGTACACGCTGGGAGAGCAGGCCTTCATCTACGGCTTCCCCTACATGTACAACGCCGAGCTCCGCCACCGTTGGGTGACCCAGAAGCCCGAGACGGAAACGACGCCCTACGCCGCCGTCAACCACTTCTGGCATGCGACCAGGGTCTGGGACGCCTCGGATCGGGAGGGCGTGTCCCCCAACAACGACACGCTGTACTCCTGGGCATGGGTGGACCTACGCGAGGAGCCCCTCGTCCTCTCGCACCCGGACATGGGCGACCGCTACTTCACCTTCGAACTGGTCGCCTTCACCTCCGACAACTACGACTACGTGGGCATGCGGGCGACCGGATCGGAGGCCGGTGACTTCGCCCTCATCGGCCCGGGCTGGAGCGGGGACCTCCCGGAGGGCGTGCGCCGCACGGCGACCGCCCCCACCCCGTGGGTCCTGGTGGTCGGACGGACCCTCGTTGAGGGCGTGGACGACCTCCCGGCCGTCCACGCGCTGCAGCAGCAGTACCGGTTGACGCCGCTTCACCTGTTCGGTCAGGAGGGCGCCACGCTCCCGGAACGCCGCGACGTACCGGTACCGGTCGACCCCGCCAAGGATCCGCTCGGGCCGTGGAAGACGCTCAACGCGGCGCTGGCCGAGAACCCTCTGCCGAAGCACCACGATGTCCTGCTCCGGCAGTTCGCGGAGATCGGCATCGGCCCGGGGCTGGATGTCGAGGCACAACCGGAGCCGGTCAAGGAGGGTCTGATCCGGGCCGCCGCCACCGCCGTGCCCATGCTCGAACAGCAGATACTCAGCGGGCAGTGGGGCGAGCTGATCAACGGCTGGCGGTACCCTCCCCCGCAGATCGGGCACTTCGGGGACGACTTCCTCAGGCGGGCCGCGGAGCAGTCCCTGGTGGGGATCGCCATCAACGATCCCGAGGAAGCGGTCTATATGGCGGCCTTCACCGACGGCGCCGGTGAGACGCTGGGCACCGGCCGCTACGAGTTGCACTACGAGGCGGGGATGTTGCCTCCGGTCGACGCGTTCTGGTCGCTGACCGCCTACGACGAGGACCGGAACCTGATCCCGAATCCGATCAACAGGTACTCCATCGGAGACCGCACCCGGGGGCTCATCAGGGACGATGACGGGGGCTTGCATCTCTACCTGCAGCCGGACTCACCGGGGTCCGAGCGGGAGTCCAACTGGCTGCCGACGCCGCAGCAGGGCATCTGGTACGTCGCGCTGCGCATGTACCTCCCGCGCCCCGAGGTCGTCGACGCGCGGTGGCACTGCCCGCCGATCAACCGCGTCGGTTGA